One segment of Akkermansiaceae bacterium DNA contains the following:
- the hemG gene encoding protoporphyrinogen oxidase, whose translation METTAQTAIIGAGITGLCVAHSLRNAGQDKHHSFHLIESADHVGGAIQSTFADGYLAEHGPNSLLIKDKRVALMLDQVGLRDQQGEQEAMTARDEAKKRYIVQDGKPHAMPGSPIGMLRTPLFSLAGKLRFGLEPFIGRYKGLEQGRGEESFADFVRRRLGPDMLASAAGPFVSGIYAGDPEKLSVRHAFPRLWNLEHRYRSFILGALALQFGGGNNPHRLAPSQMLSFRSGMHAMPKAIADSLPADSVKLQSSVQSIEQSRDGWLLSWTDGTGSVHTGCYRQLVVAVPHHRLGSLPLPGSALAQLAPVIGLEAPPVTSLVLGFKRADIAHPLDGFGMLIKQAENSPLLGVLFSSSMFDGRAPEGHVTLTCMMGGSLHPEYAENGEQVVLDELDKLLGVTGPPTFRYKTSWAHAIPQYGLDYQQKLDAMEACEKAHPGLHLAGNYRGGISVGDCIVNGLELGKTLAKG comes from the coding sequence GTGGAAACAACTGCACAAACTGCCATTATCGGGGCAGGCATCACCGGTCTCTGTGTCGCGCATTCTTTGAGAAACGCAGGTCAAGACAAGCATCATAGCTTCCATCTCATCGAATCAGCGGACCATGTCGGAGGAGCCATTCAAAGCACCTTCGCCGACGGCTATCTGGCCGAGCACGGACCGAACAGTCTGTTGATCAAGGACAAGCGTGTGGCCTTGATGCTCGACCAGGTCGGACTCCGCGACCAGCAGGGTGAGCAAGAGGCGATGACCGCCCGTGACGAAGCCAAAAAACGCTACATCGTACAGGACGGCAAACCCCATGCGATGCCCGGATCCCCCATCGGCATGTTGCGCACCCCGCTGTTTTCCCTGGCGGGCAAACTCAGGTTCGGCCTGGAACCCTTCATCGGCAGATACAAAGGGCTGGAGCAGGGTCGCGGCGAGGAGAGTTTTGCGGATTTTGTCAGACGCCGACTGGGCCCCGACATGCTGGCCAGCGCCGCAGGCCCGTTTGTCAGTGGCATTTATGCCGGTGATCCGGAAAAACTCTCCGTCCGCCATGCTTTCCCCCGCTTATGGAATCTGGAGCATCGTTACCGGTCGTTTATCCTCGGTGCCCTGGCACTGCAATTCGGCGGTGGCAACAACCCGCACCGGCTCGCGCCCTCGCAAATGCTTTCATTTCGTTCCGGTATGCATGCCATGCCCAAGGCCATTGCCGACAGCCTGCCCGCGGACTCGGTCAAACTACAGAGTTCGGTGCAGTCGATCGAACAGAGCCGCGACGGCTGGTTACTCAGCTGGACCGATGGCACAGGAAGCGTGCACACCGGCTGCTATCGACAGCTTGTCGTCGCCGTGCCACATCATCGGCTTGGCTCCCTGCCGCTGCCAGGCTCGGCGCTCGCCCAACTCGCTCCGGTCATCGGCCTCGAGGCTCCGCCCGTCACCAGCCTGGTTCTCGGTTTTAAACGCGCTGACATCGCCCACCCCCTGGATGGATTCGGCATGCTGATCAAACAGGCCGAAAACAGCCCCTTGCTCGGTGTGCTGTTTTCTTCGAGCATGTTTGACGGTCGGGCACCCGAGGGGCATGTCACCCTCACCTGCATGATGGGAGGCTCACTCCACCCCGAATATGCGGAAAACGGCGAGCAGGTCGTGCTGGATGAACTCGATAAACTTCTCGGGGTGACCGGCCCGCCTACCTTCCGCTACAAGACATCATGGGCGCACGCCATCCCCCAGTATGGTCTCGATTACCAGCAGAAACTCGATGCCATGGAAGCCTGTGAAAAAGCCCACCCCGGCTTGCACCTTGCCGGAAATTACCGGGGCGGTATTTCCGTAGGCGACTGCATTGTCAACGGACTCGAGCTCGGAAAAACGTTGGCGAAGGGTTGA
- a CDS encoding Na+:solute symporter, which produces MTITASILQGIDWTIICVFFAIVLGIGWVASKTAGQSSSEFFLGGRGMPWWLLGISMVACTFSCDTPNLVTQFVRDDGVVKNWAWWAFLITGMVTVFIYAQLWRRSNVMTDLEFYELRYSGKGASFLRGFRAIYLGVFFNCLIMGSVSLAAIKIGGVMLGTGPLVTIVGASVFVVIYASLGGIKGVIWSDFFQYGIAMVGAVYAAYVAVNYVDADTGLAVGGLTGLLNHESVIPKLDIMPDFSNWMSFIPLLVIPVAVQWWAVWYPGAEPGGGGYIAQKMLSAKDEKNAIGATMLFNFMHYAVRPWPWIIVALASLIIFPQLSDIKAQFPEIDPKYLKSDIAYPAMLAKILSPGWLGIVVASLIAAYMSTIGTHLNWGSSYVVNDFYKRFVKKDASEKDMVRMGRICTVGLMFFAGFLSLTVLDSAQKGFELLFLSGAGTGAIYLLRWFWWRINAMTEIVAMIVATIAAVWLVFGPGDDGVLKWFVDSSAVENKVKTIKDPNLAVFIGQAQADGAEKLSELNAQVVKAAKTWEETPKSDKDKRAAAHEAYASAYTAQADFAGSLSVASLTDNYVKVNSPDWAESLAEFKMGFREELLVAINKPLEQKGKELKTIEAATIGYGGIIKNGNVYIYHPEVAGQIFSVKLLLMIVLVTISWLVATLASKPVSKEVLYKFYRQCHPGGPGWAKVLRDAKAEGVDLDGKEGVDWQMPLKLLCVFVGCAVIYGALFSIGSFVYGNLPWAFGLGAVAIGGLFFLMLAFKKIKTD; this is translated from the coding sequence ATGACAATTACTGCTTCAATCCTGCAAGGCATCGACTGGACTATCATCTGCGTCTTCTTTGCCATCGTCCTCGGCATTGGCTGGGTAGCATCCAAAACCGCGGGTCAGAGTTCATCTGAATTTTTCCTCGGAGGCCGAGGTATGCCCTGGTGGCTGCTGGGCATCTCGATGGTTGCCTGCACCTTCTCCTGCGATACCCCGAACCTTGTCACCCAGTTTGTAAGGGATGACGGTGTGGTTAAAAACTGGGCCTGGTGGGCATTCCTCATCACGGGGATGGTGACGGTCTTCATCTACGCGCAACTCTGGCGCAGATCGAATGTCATGACTGACCTCGAGTTCTATGAACTCCGCTACAGTGGCAAAGGCGCCAGTTTTTTACGTGGTTTCCGTGCTATCTATCTGGGAGTCTTTTTCAACTGTCTGATCATGGGCTCGGTATCGCTCGCAGCCATCAAGATTGGTGGTGTTATGTTAGGAACCGGTCCGCTGGTCACCATCGTGGGAGCTTCTGTTTTTGTGGTCATCTATGCATCGCTCGGTGGCATCAAGGGGGTCATCTGGTCTGACTTTTTCCAATATGGCATTGCCATGGTGGGTGCCGTCTACGCGGCCTACGTCGCCGTCAATTACGTCGATGCCGATACCGGTCTCGCCGTCGGTGGACTCACCGGACTACTCAATCACGAATCGGTGATTCCCAAACTCGACATCATGCCGGACTTCAGCAACTGGATGTCATTTATTCCCCTGCTGGTCATTCCCGTAGCCGTCCAGTGGTGGGCTGTCTGGTACCCCGGTGCCGAGCCCGGTGGTGGTGGCTACATCGCCCAGAAAATGCTTTCCGCCAAAGACGAGAAAAATGCCATCGGTGCTACGATGTTGTTTAACTTCATGCATTACGCGGTGCGCCCATGGCCATGGATCATTGTCGCCCTTGCCTCGTTGATCATCTTCCCACAACTCTCCGATATCAAGGCACAGTTCCCTGAGATCGACCCCAAGTATCTCAAGAGTGACATCGCCTACCCCGCGATGCTGGCAAAAATCCTCAGCCCCGGCTGGCTCGGAATCGTCGTCGCCTCACTCATCGCCGCCTACATGTCAACGATCGGAACCCACCTGAACTGGGGGTCTTCCTATGTGGTCAACGATTTTTACAAGAGGTTTGTGAAGAAGGATGCATCGGAAAAGGACATGGTTCGCATGGGACGTATCTGCACCGTAGGACTGATGTTTTTTGCCGGCTTCCTTTCACTCACGGTCCTCGACTCCGCGCAAAAAGGATTTGAACTGCTCTTCCTCTCCGGTGCGGGAACCGGAGCCATTTACCTGCTGCGCTGGTTCTGGTGGCGTATCAATGCGATGACGGAAATCGTCGCCATGATCGTGGCCACCATTGCCGCGGTATGGCTCGTATTCGGACCCGGCGACGATGGTGTCCTGAAGTGGTTTGTGGATAGCAGCGCGGTTGAGAACAAGGTCAAAACGATCAAGGACCCCAACCTGGCTGTCTTCATTGGCCAGGCTCAAGCCGACGGGGCTGAAAAGCTTAGCGAGCTCAACGCCCAGGTGGTCAAGGCCGCCAAGACGTGGGAAGAAACGCCTAAAAGTGACAAGGACAAGCGTGCAGCCGCTCACGAGGCGTATGCAAGTGCCTACACCGCACAAGCGGATTTTGCCGGCTCGCTCTCCGTGGCTTCACTCACAGACAACTACGTCAAGGTAAACTCCCCCGATTGGGCCGAATCACTGGCTGAATTCAAAATGGGCTTCCGTGAGGAATTGCTTGTCGCCATCAACAAACCTCTCGAGCAGAAAGGCAAGGAGTTAAAGACCATCGAGGCGGCAACCATCGGCTACGGCGGCATCATCAAAAACGGTAATGTTTACATCTATCATCCCGAAGTGGCAGGGCAGATATTTTCTGTGAAATTACTGCTGATGATCGTCCTGGTCACCATCTCATGGCTCGTTGCCACCCTTGCCAGCAAGCCGGTGTCCAAAGAGGTCCTTTACAAGTTTTACCGTCAGTGCCACCCCGGTGGCCCCGGCTGGGCCAAGGTTCTCCGTGATGCCAAGGCCGAGGGCGTCGACCTTGACGGCAAAGAGGGAGTCGATTGGCAGATGCCCCTCAAACTCCTTTGTGTGTTTGTAGGCTGCGCGGTCATCTACGGTGCCCTGTTCAGCATCGGTAGCTTTGTCTATGGCAATCTCCCCTGGGCCTTCGGTCTCGGTGCAGTGGCAATAGGAGGACTCTTCTTCCTGATGCTTGCCTTCAAGAAAATCAAGACGGACTAA
- a CDS encoding HIRAN domain-containing protein, with amino-acid sequence MIIQVQPQANSQPPVPLPEDVYRLQTSRLAGFNYYGQDIWLHQMKLGEELTLVAEPANPYDQYAVRIHWQDKHIGYLPRTSNHVVSRLLRQGAPIKAAIAWLDPRQERGTPMTLHVLAPKF; translated from the coding sequence ATGATTATTCAAGTCCAGCCACAGGCCAACAGCCAGCCGCCCGTGCCATTACCGGAGGACGTTTACCGTCTTCAAACTTCACGCCTGGCAGGGTTCAACTACTACGGCCAGGACATCTGGCTGCACCAAATGAAGCTCGGCGAGGAGCTCACCCTCGTTGCCGAGCCCGCCAACCCGTATGATCAATACGCCGTCCGCATCCATTGGCAGGACAAACACATCGGCTACCTGCCGCGCACCAGTAACCATGTCGTTTCCCGGCTTCTCCGTCAGGGCGCGCCGATCAAGGCCGCCATCGCATGGCTCGATCCCCGGCAGGAACGAGGCACC
- a CDS encoding adenine phosphoribosyltransferase: MPTISQLLSDNIRDVADFPKPGILFKDISHVLSNPTLLRHSINELTATSGGVKIDKVVGIDARGFIFAAPVALNLDAGFVPVRKKGKLPWETHEMAYSLEYGENIVEIHKDAILPGESVLLVDDLLATGGTAAAAIKLIQQLDAKLIAVSFLIELTDLNGRELLTPLLESTPVNTIIQY; this comes from the coding sequence ATGCCCACGATCTCCCAACTCCTCAGCGACAACATCCGCGACGTAGCTGATTTTCCCAAACCCGGTATTCTATTTAAAGACATCTCGCATGTGCTGTCCAATCCGACACTGCTTCGCCACTCGATCAATGAGCTCACCGCAACCTCCGGGGGGGTGAAAATCGACAAGGTGGTGGGTATTGACGCGCGCGGTTTTATTTTTGCCGCCCCCGTTGCCCTGAACCTGGATGCAGGATTCGTCCCGGTGCGGAAAAAAGGAAAGCTTCCGTGGGAAACCCACGAGATGGCCTACTCGCTGGAATACGGAGAAAACATCGTCGAGATCCACAAAGACGCTATCCTGCCCGGTGAAAGCGTCCTTCTGGTAGACGACCTGCTCGCCACCGGCGGAACCGCCGCCGCAGCGATCAAGCTGATCCAGCAACTGGACGCCAAACTGATCGCTGTTTCGTTCCTGATCGAACTGACCGATCTGAATGGCCGGGAGCTGCTCACCCCTCTGTTAGAAAGCACCCCGGTAAACACCATCATCCAGTATTAG
- a CDS encoding response regulator transcription factor, which yields MKENPVILVVEDDAAVRQGVVDALSFSGYEVIAAADGREGMERALKASYQLLLLDLVLPHHSGFEILEALRKGRPGQPVIILSARGEEADRVKGLTMGADDYVVKPFSVRELLARVDAVLRRSSEREVGGNVFDFDGGQVDFSRREIKTLSGGRKEISERESDLLRYLIANKGRAVARDELLQQVWRIDPKNIETRTIDMHVAHLREKLGENGQDIVVTVRGKGYMVG from the coding sequence ATGAAGGAGAACCCCGTAATACTTGTTGTTGAAGATGATGCGGCCGTGAGGCAGGGCGTTGTCGATGCCTTGAGCTTCTCTGGCTACGAGGTCATCGCCGCTGCCGACGGTCGGGAGGGTATGGAGCGGGCGTTGAAAGCCTCGTATCAACTCCTGCTGCTTGATCTGGTGCTGCCGCATCACAGTGGATTCGAAATCCTCGAGGCATTGCGCAAGGGGAGACCCGGACAACCGGTCATTATCCTGTCGGCGAGAGGTGAGGAGGCCGACCGGGTCAAAGGACTTACCATGGGTGCCGATGATTATGTGGTCAAACCCTTCAGCGTGCGCGAACTCCTTGCCAGGGTCGATGCCGTGCTCCGCAGAAGCAGTGAGCGTGAGGTGGGAGGGAATGTGTTTGATTTCGATGGCGGCCAGGTCGACTTCTCCCGCCGGGAAATCAAAACCCTCTCAGGAGGGCGGAAGGAAATCTCGGAACGTGAGTCGGATTTGCTGCGCTATCTGATCGCCAACAAAGGGCGGGCAGTGGCACGTGATGAGCTGCTCCAGCAAGTGTGGCGGATAGATCCCAAAAATATCGAAACCAGAACCATCGATATGCACGTCGCCCACCTCCGCGAGAAGCTTGGCGAGAACGGCCAGGACATCGTGGTGACTGTGCGTGGAAAAGGGTATATGGTGGGGTAG
- a CDS encoding WYL domain-containing protein produces MTNRTNEENWAAQERLRAIERAVWWRGSIRRGDLVKIFGISQAQASSDLQKYQMLNPGALVYQMSRKRYEGTMEMNCVLHEPRLEEGIAAFLGGEMCSRVGQGSVSNTVARVDLPSRVGTAVVERLVLMAVATGMKIRVRYWSVNSGKATWRWLRPHAFGHDGYRWHVRAWCGEREDYRDFVLSRIEKADWPEIPGEEDADIPPDKDWREIAVITLQANRSLDDTAQRAIEMDYGMRKGGKLKIKVREAMRGYLLDHLRIGREGGDLPRHFESVE; encoded by the coding sequence ATGACAAACAGAACCAATGAAGAGAACTGGGCGGCGCAGGAGCGGTTGAGAGCGATTGAACGGGCCGTGTGGTGGCGTGGCTCGATCCGCCGCGGGGATCTGGTGAAAATCTTCGGTATTTCCCAGGCTCAGGCATCAAGCGATTTACAAAAATACCAGATGCTCAACCCGGGGGCGTTAGTTTACCAGATGAGCAGGAAACGCTACGAGGGCACCATGGAAATGAACTGTGTGCTGCATGAACCACGTTTGGAGGAGGGCATCGCGGCTTTTCTTGGAGGTGAGATGTGCAGTCGGGTTGGACAGGGCTCTGTGAGCAACACGGTGGCGCGGGTCGATTTACCCTCACGTGTCGGCACCGCAGTCGTGGAAAGACTGGTCCTGATGGCTGTGGCAACCGGTATGAAAATCAGGGTGCGTTACTGGAGTGTCAACAGCGGCAAGGCAACATGGCGATGGCTAAGGCCTCACGCCTTCGGACACGATGGCTACCGTTGGCATGTTAGAGCCTGGTGCGGTGAGCGTGAGGACTACCGGGATTTTGTCTTGAGTCGGATCGAAAAAGCCGACTGGCCGGAGATCCCGGGTGAGGAGGATGCGGATATTCCCCCGGACAAGGACTGGCGGGAAATCGCGGTGATCACGTTGCAGGCCAACCGTTCTCTCGATGACACCGCCCAGCGCGCTATCGAGATGGATTACGGGATGCGCAAAGGAGGAAAGCTGAAGATCAAGGTCCGGGAGGCGATGCGCGGGTACTTGCTCGACCACCTGCGCATTGGTCGGGAAGGTGGCGATTTGCCACGGCATTTTGAATCGGTTGAGTGA